The window TCAGCAGCAAGCTAAATTATCTTGTGGTAGGTGAAGACGCAGGCTCCAAACTGGAAAAAGCGAAGAAGATCCCCAGCATCCATATCATTACCGAAGAAGAATTTTTGGACTTAGTGGGTAACGGTTAAACGCATAATAGTTTTATCGCATATCTTTTTGTAACTTTAAAAAAAAGGGAGCGATGATCAAATCATTACCGGGCGAAGTTTGGAAGCCGCTGCAGTTTCCGGGATGGAAACACCTTCGCAAACAATATGCATTGTCCTCAGGCGGACGTATTGCCAGTTACACGGAAAACGTGAATGAAGACGGGAAATTATTGAACGGTTCACTCACCACAGGTTATAAGACACTTAACCTGCATCGTCCGGGTAACAATGGTACATTGTATATCCACAGGGAGATTGCGAGATTGTTCCTAAAGAAACCTTCGCCAAAGCACCGTTATGTGATCCATGTGAATCACAACAAAACGGATAATTCAGTCAAGAACCTCAAGTGGGCTACACTTGATGAGATGATTGAACACCAGCAAGCCAGTCCGGCCAAGATCGCTTACAAGAAAGTACAGGCCAATCGTTCAGTTGGTCTGAAACTGAGTGCTTCCCAGGTCAAGTCGATCAAGAAAGTATTGAACAGCAAATCACGCAACCTCACCATCAAGCAACTTGCTGAAAAGTATGGGGTGAGTGAAATGACCATGTACCGGATCAAGAGTGGTGAGAACTGGGCGAAAGTAAAATAACGGCTTCCCTTTATCTTTTTTGGAACCAGGCAGCAACCTGGTTCCATTTTTTATTGTCTTTCCTGAAATTTGCACCATGCTGCAATCATCTACATTGAAATTCCTGAAGGACCTTACCGCCAATAACCACAAGGATTGGTTCGACCAATACAGAAAACGCTATGAAGCCGCACGCAAGGACGCTGAAGCCCTGGTGCAGCAGGTGATCGACATCCACGGTAAAAAGGATCCCTCCATTGCGGGCTTGACAGCGAAGGAATGTTTCTTCCGCATCAACCGCGATATCCGTTTCTCGAAGAACAAATCACCCTACAAAACCAATTTTGGTATCAGCATCAATGCGGAAGGCCGTAAATCAATGAAGGCCGGATACTACCTGCATATTGAGCCGGGCAAGAGTTTTGTAGGCGGCGGACTGTACATGCCCATGCCTGCTGAACTCAAAAAGGTCCGCCAGGAGATCGACTACAATTTTGACAATTTCCAAGCCATTATCGGTTCTAAACAATTCAAATCGGTCTTCGGGGAACTGTGGAATGAACCGGAAGTCAAGCTTACCCGCGTCCCACAGGGCTTTGAGAAGGATTCCCCTGCAGCAGCATTCCTGATGCTGAAGAGTTTCATTGCCGAAAGGAAACTCAGTGACCGCTCCCTCACCGATGGGACAGCTGTAAAACTGATCACTGAAGCAATGGCTACCATTCAGCCATTGCTGCAATTCATCAACAGTAGTTTTGATTAGTCCACTCCACAGTTCTTTTTGTCACTTAAAAATTAAAGTTCAGGCCCTGGGTAAAACTGTACACATTCTCCTTTGCAAAGGGGGAGATCTGCCCCTGATCATGCTGGATATAAAACCGGGTAGTGAATTTTAATTTTTTCGTGGCAGAATAGGTAATGGAAATATCGCCGGTCAGTCTTGGGAAACGTTTATCGGTCGCAGGAAATTCCGGGATATCAATAAGGCCTTCCGATGGAGGCCTGAAAGGGATTTGCAAGGCGCCGATGGTGGTGATGTTGACCTTCTCGCCCACCCGGAACATCATCTGGATATAATTGTTCCATCGCCAGTTGGTGCGGTTAATATTACCTTTCTTGTCAATTCCCAATACCTCCTGCAGGAACTTGATCTCTTCCGGATCAAGGGTATCCAGTGCAGGCAGGAATTCACGATCGAAGACCCGCCAGCTTTCCTGTTCGTAGAAGATGCCGGTTCCTATCTTTAGCCTTGTCCAGCTGATCTTGTAAAGGTTGAATGTCAGGTTTACTCCCTCATTGAAACGATAGTTCAACCCCCTTCCCTCATCATACAATATATTAAGGAACAATTCGGGGAAGAGGTCGGATTCTCCTTTCAATGTATCAGCGACCATGGCATGCCGGAATAGTGCAGCCCTTGCAAAAAAATTGAAACGGTTGCTCTCATCGGACTTATCACCGTTGTAATACATATTCACCACCGCTTCAAAAAGGTGCCTGCGGGTAGCGTAGGAACCCAATGCATCGCCAAGCAGGAAGACCTTCCTGTTCCCATCATAGTTGAGATTGAAAGCCGCTCCCAGCCTACCTTTTA is drawn from Flavihumibacter rivuli and contains these coding sequences:
- a CDS encoding NUMOD4 domain-containing protein, which encodes MIKSLPGEVWKPLQFPGWKHLRKQYALSSGGRIASYTENVNEDGKLLNGSLTTGYKTLNLHRPGNNGTLYIHREIARLFLKKPSPKHRYVIHVNHNKTDNSVKNLKWATLDEMIEHQQASPAKIAYKKVQANRSVGLKLSASQVKSIKKVLNSKSRNLTIKQLAEKYGVSEMTMYRIKSGENWAKVK
- a CDS encoding DUF2461 domain-containing protein, with product MLQSSTLKFLKDLTANNHKDWFDQYRKRYEAARKDAEALVQQVIDIHGKKDPSIAGLTAKECFFRINRDIRFSKNKSPYKTNFGISINAEGRKSMKAGYYLHIEPGKSFVGGGLYMPMPAELKKVRQEIDYNFDNFQAIIGSKQFKSVFGELWNEPEVKLTRVPQGFEKDSPAAAFLMLKSFIAERKLSDRSLTDGTAVKLITEAMATIQPLLQFINSSFD